From a single Candidatus Eremiobacteraceae bacterium genomic region:
- a CDS encoding VOC family protein, whose product MPRPVHFDLSADDPDRAIKFYSKAFGWKFDKWQGPFEYWVITTGIDPERGIDGGMSRRSEGATNSNTIGVGSIDDALKSVTANGGTIMRPKGPIPGVGWFATCKDTEGNEFGVMEPDSSAK is encoded by the coding sequence ATGCCACGTCCCGTGCATTTCGATCTCTCCGCCGACGATCCGGACCGGGCCATCAAGTTCTACTCGAAAGCCTTCGGGTGGAAGTTCGACAAGTGGCAGGGACCGTTCGAGTATTGGGTCATCACGACGGGCATCGATCCCGAGCGTGGTATAGACGGCGGGATGTCTCGCCGGTCCGAAGGCGCGACGAACTCGAATACGATCGGCGTCGGATCAATTGACGACGCGCTGAAGAGCGTCACCGCTAATGGCGGCACGATCATGCGTCCGAAGGGCCCGATCCCGGGAGTCGGATGGTTCGCGACGTGCAAAGACACCGAAGGCAACGAATTCGGCGTCATGGAGCCCGACAGCTCGGCTAAGTAG
- a CDS encoding MFS transporter produces the protein MRKPAEQALLNAYWIPLNFQNAALLTIAIPAMLLHLRGVDHLRTYAMLASLVAFISMVVPPIAGEISDRLHRGGRPRRPVILLGALVNAAGLVWMVFAPDTAAFTAAVVVATIGQNASQAAYSALIPEVVPRELWGAASGYQGVGVLVGSIAGLAVAGIAGASGTDTVLYIAAAVVVAGSLTVLWVPEGPYVEGEHVHVSDWRNFSLVFTSRFWTNFGLALLGTFVLFFFSDVLKVKDASTGTSLAGVMTLVGAIVSSIAMGYVSDRIPRKVVVALAGIPMALAAIGFAAEPNLRYILLFAVLFGFGYGAIVSTGWALAIDSVPALGNVARDLGVWGIAANLPAIIAPQAGKWIISGFGSDLSLGYRTLFVAAGASFLLGSAILLFTGRRAGAADRALRLPPSGGPLQAFAMMLITPYYMAAYRIRGWGRLPRRRGATLLVSNHQHDLDTTALIMRLAVQGPWSRPIYMAGSRRIFEPGFMEVRFAAIRWLVDLIDWAWMYQMLGVLPIENELRRRAVASLAYAVYKTHGDLPLDTVFSSRARHALRDAKTLKSLIGRPLLAQDEYVSVATMNEPYRTELIEQTRVQTENDLARIEGVLRAGGTLYLTAEGKYTRDGKLNRFRTAFSRVVNLGENYLLALSYDVFAGGRLSLLYRVVKPVYPDDLRASLASARPVTLSQLLATWLMSRDGDDAFTRDAALDGVRSILDVVPPNAFIDPELPPRVAEKVDDALAAMVKRRLLASDGRGSYRFGATRHDPRFPLVPDILTHQANFYAETVAACLGSPEPAAAPVTASAPSSR, from the coding sequence ATGCGTAAGCCCGCCGAGCAGGCGCTCCTCAACGCGTATTGGATCCCGCTGAATTTCCAGAACGCGGCGCTGCTGACGATCGCCATCCCCGCGATGCTCCTCCATCTCCGCGGCGTCGACCACCTCCGCACGTACGCGATGCTCGCGAGCCTCGTCGCGTTCATCTCGATGGTCGTGCCGCCGATCGCGGGCGAGATCTCCGACCGGCTGCATCGCGGCGGCAGGCCTCGGCGACCCGTCATCCTCCTCGGCGCGCTCGTCAACGCGGCCGGTTTGGTGTGGATGGTCTTCGCTCCGGACACTGCCGCGTTCACGGCCGCGGTCGTCGTCGCGACGATCGGGCAAAACGCGAGCCAAGCCGCCTACTCTGCGCTCATACCTGAAGTCGTGCCGCGCGAACTGTGGGGCGCGGCGAGCGGGTATCAGGGAGTCGGCGTGCTCGTCGGCTCGATCGCCGGTCTTGCCGTCGCCGGCATCGCCGGGGCGAGCGGAACCGATACGGTCCTCTACATCGCCGCCGCCGTCGTCGTCGCGGGCTCGCTCACGGTGCTCTGGGTGCCCGAGGGCCCGTACGTCGAAGGCGAACATGTCCACGTCTCCGACTGGCGTAACTTCTCGCTCGTCTTCACGTCGCGCTTTTGGACGAACTTCGGGCTCGCGCTCCTCGGCACGTTCGTCCTCTTCTTCTTCAGCGACGTGCTCAAGGTGAAAGACGCATCGACCGGCACGTCGCTCGCCGGCGTCATGACGCTCGTCGGAGCGATCGTCTCGAGCATCGCTATGGGGTATGTCTCCGACCGGATCCCGCGAAAGGTCGTCGTCGCGCTCGCCGGTATTCCGATGGCGCTCGCCGCGATCGGTTTCGCGGCCGAACCGAATCTGCGCTACATCTTGCTCTTCGCCGTGCTGTTCGGCTTCGGGTACGGCGCGATCGTGTCGACCGGCTGGGCCCTTGCGATCGACTCGGTGCCGGCGCTCGGCAACGTCGCGCGCGACCTCGGCGTGTGGGGCATCGCGGCGAACCTGCCGGCGATCATCGCGCCGCAAGCGGGCAAGTGGATCATCAGCGGCTTCGGCTCCGATCTGTCGCTCGGCTATCGGACGCTGTTCGTCGCTGCCGGCGCTTCCTTCTTATTGGGGTCCGCCATCCTGCTGTTCACCGGCCGGCGAGCCGGCGCTGCCGATCGCGCTTTGCGCCTGCCGCCTTCGGGCGGACCGCTCCAAGCATTCGCGATGATGCTCATAACGCCGTACTACATGGCCGCCTACCGCATCCGTGGTTGGGGCCGTCTGCCGCGCCGTCGCGGCGCGACCCTGCTCGTCAGCAACCATCAGCACGATCTCGACACGACCGCGCTCATCATGCGCCTCGCCGTCCAGGGGCCGTGGTCGCGCCCGATCTACATGGCCGGGTCGCGGCGGATCTTCGAGCCGGGTTTCATGGAAGTTCGCTTTGCGGCCATCCGCTGGCTTGTCGATCTCATCGACTGGGCATGGATGTACCAAATGCTCGGCGTCTTGCCGATCGAGAACGAGTTGCGGCGCCGCGCCGTCGCAAGCCTCGCTTACGCCGTCTATAAGACGCACGGCGATCTGCCGCTCGACACGGTCTTCTCATCGCGTGCACGGCATGCGCTGCGCGACGCGAAAACGCTCAAGTCGCTTATCGGGCGGCCGCTCCTGGCGCAAGACGAATACGTCTCGGTCGCGACCATGAACGAACCGTATCGGACGGAGCTCATCGAACAGACGCGGGTGCAGACGGAGAACGATCTCGCGCGCATCGAGGGCGTTTTGCGCGCCGGCGGCACGCTCTACCTGACGGCCGAAGGGAAGTACACGAGAGACGGAAAGCTCAACCGTTTTCGCACCGCGTTTTCCCGCGTCGTGAACCTCGGCGAGAACTACCTGCTCGCGCTCAGCTACGATGTCTTCGCGGGCGGACGTCTCTCGCTGCTCTATCGCGTCGTGAAGCCCGTCTATCCCGACGATTTGCGCGCGTCGCTCGCGTCCGCGCGCCCGGTCACGCTCAGCCAACTCCTCGCGACGTGGCTGATGTCGCGCGATGGAGACGATGCGTTCACACGCGACGCCGCCCTCGACGGCGTGCGATCGATCCTCGATGTTGTTCCGCCGAACGCGTTCATCGATCCGGAGCTGCCGCCGCGGGT
- a CDS encoding efflux RND transporter permease subunit — protein sequence MITKLFVTRPTLAAVLVALAAIGGGLAAYSMRVQELPDIVPPLADVIIFYPAASPAEMRDGIVRPIEDQIAGAPHLEHLQSTIQQGFATIQAVFDLKSSSADDILEVQRRVQAAQAQLPSDLPPPSVEDFDPGAADVVQIDVSSKTLSPAQLSADIADGIVPAIEQLTAVGYVQVRGLVTPAIEVAVDPKKLSDKNLTIDDVGAAIASGSVAGAGGIIGGNKSETGIDIRADLSARSEVARLPIIGGPSIVRVSDVATVRDAGAPVRIASYVGGDPGYVLHVQKATQASEVDAAKAVIADLPSLRQQFPGVTFDVLDDTSQYTADQLDGVLRTLAEAIALVAIVMLLFLRSWRNAAAVLIAIPTSLCVALVAMSVLGFSIDTVSLLSMTLITGILVDDSIVVLENSERHREAGEEPIEAAILGRLEIGLAAIVITLVDVVVFAPIAYLPGIVGRFLIEFALVVVASTLASLLVSFTITPALAGNWSLKSSKRGMSFADAFARGFDRVREWYSQRALVWALDHPWIVGVVSLATLGGAIALIWPLGVVGFDFVPAQDRGEIFVRLDFAGGTPLRVTEDAVRAIEREVDQIPDVRSEYAIAGASQSPEGAYLVDGAVGQVDIHLKADRVHDTDYWVTWIGDVAKRLAPAGNPVVIPSTNVQGGTSQPIDYVVSDTRGDPATDALPIFRALAATQGVTNPYDSAGSLAPQLEVSFDRDKARRLGVDVNAAAGAIRSAFGGFRALQFETPDGLKEVDVEYPASEQRSSGGLKAIAVRSATGGTVKVGDFAKLTPVLAPRAIDRVDRRTVVHLTANLAPGAALSNVQSDFDRRVAALHLRPGVSVVPNSQGDQAFLSDAKRGMATAIGLGLVLVFLLMAALYDSFVSPFIIMFSVPLAVVGAVGALALTHETLNAFSLIGTVLLIGLVTKNGILLVDFANRAHAAGADALSAIKESARVRFRPIIMTTAAMIFGMLPLALGLDPAVAARKSLGIVVIGGLLSSLLLTLLLVPVIYVRLTRDRHA from the coding sequence TTGATCACAAAACTCTTCGTCACGCGGCCGACGCTGGCCGCGGTCCTCGTCGCCCTCGCGGCGATCGGCGGCGGCCTCGCCGCATACTCGATGCGCGTGCAAGAGCTGCCGGATATCGTGCCGCCGCTCGCAGACGTCATCATCTTCTATCCGGCCGCATCGCCCGCCGAGATGCGCGACGGCATCGTCCGTCCGATCGAAGATCAGATCGCCGGCGCTCCGCACCTCGAGCATCTCCAAAGCACGATCCAGCAAGGTTTCGCGACGATCCAGGCGGTCTTCGATCTCAAGTCGAGCAGCGCCGACGACATCCTCGAAGTCCAGCGCCGCGTCCAAGCCGCGCAAGCGCAGCTCCCTTCCGACCTGCCGCCGCCGTCGGTCGAAGATTTCGATCCCGGCGCTGCCGACGTCGTGCAGATCGACGTCTCGTCGAAGACGCTGTCGCCCGCGCAGCTGAGCGCGGACATCGCCGACGGCATCGTCCCCGCTATCGAGCAGCTGACCGCCGTCGGTTACGTACAAGTTCGCGGCCTCGTCACGCCCGCGATCGAAGTCGCGGTCGATCCGAAGAAGCTCTCGGATAAGAACCTCACCATCGACGACGTCGGGGCGGCGATCGCGAGCGGCAGCGTCGCGGGCGCCGGCGGCATCATCGGCGGCAACAAGAGCGAAACGGGCATCGACATCCGCGCCGATCTCAGCGCGCGTTCCGAGGTCGCACGATTGCCGATCATAGGCGGTCCTTCGATCGTCCGCGTCTCCGATGTCGCGACGGTCCGCGACGCCGGCGCGCCCGTCCGCATCGCTTCGTACGTCGGCGGTGATCCCGGCTACGTCCTGCACGTGCAAAAAGCGACGCAAGCGAGCGAGGTCGACGCCGCCAAGGCCGTCATCGCCGATCTGCCGAGTCTGCGTCAGCAATTCCCAGGCGTCACGTTCGACGTCCTCGACGACACGTCGCAGTACACCGCGGATCAGCTCGACGGCGTCCTGCGAACGCTCGCCGAGGCGATCGCGCTCGTCGCCATCGTCATGCTGCTCTTCCTGCGGTCGTGGCGCAACGCGGCGGCGGTGCTCATCGCGATACCGACGTCGCTCTGCGTCGCGCTCGTCGCGATGTCAGTGCTCGGCTTTTCCATCGACACGGTTTCGCTGCTCTCGATGACGCTCATCACCGGCATCCTCGTCGACGACTCGATCGTCGTGCTCGAGAACTCCGAGCGCCATCGCGAAGCGGGCGAGGAACCCATCGAGGCCGCGATCCTCGGACGGCTCGAGATCGGTCTTGCGGCGATCGTCATCACGCTCGTCGACGTCGTCGTGTTCGCCCCGATCGCGTACTTGCCCGGGATCGTCGGGCGCTTCCTCATCGAGTTCGCGCTCGTCGTCGTCGCGTCGACGCTCGCGTCGCTGCTCGTCTCGTTCACGATCACGCCCGCCCTGGCGGGCAACTGGTCGCTCAAGTCGAGCAAGCGTGGCATGTCGTTCGCCGACGCGTTCGCGCGCGGCTTCGACAGGGTGCGCGAATGGTACTCGCAGCGCGCGCTCGTCTGGGCGCTCGACCATCCATGGATCGTCGGCGTCGTGTCGCTTGCGACGCTCGGCGGTGCGATCGCGCTCATCTGGCCGCTCGGCGTCGTCGGCTTCGACTTCGTCCCCGCGCAAGACCGCGGCGAGATATTCGTCCGATTGGACTTCGCCGGCGGAACGCCGCTGCGCGTCACCGAGGACGCCGTCCGCGCGATCGAACGCGAAGTCGACCAGATACCGGACGTCCGATCGGAGTATGCGATCGCGGGCGCGAGCCAATCGCCCGAGGGCGCATATCTCGTCGACGGAGCCGTCGGTCAAGTCGACATCCATCTCAAAGCCGATCGCGTCCACGACACGGATTACTGGGTGACGTGGATCGGTGACGTCGCAAAACGCCTCGCGCCCGCCGGCAACCCGGTCGTCATCCCTTCGACGAACGTCCAGGGCGGCACGTCGCAGCCGATCGACTACGTCGTCTCCGACACGCGCGGCGATCCGGCGACGGACGCGCTCCCGATTTTCCGCGCGCTCGCCGCGACGCAGGGCGTCACGAATCCGTACGACTCGGCCGGCAGTCTCGCACCGCAGCTCGAGGTCTCGTTCGATCGCGACAAGGCGCGCCGCCTCGGCGTCGACGTCAACGCGGCCGCCGGCGCCATCCGGTCCGCGTTCGGCGGGTTCCGCGCGTTGCAATTCGAGACGCCTGACGGCCTCAAAGAAGTCGACGTCGAGTATCCGGCGTCGGAGCAACGCAGTTCGGGCGGCCTCAAGGCGATCGCGGTCCGGTCGGCGACCGGCGGAACAGTCAAGGTCGGCGACTTCGCGAAATTGACGCCGGTGCTCGCACCACGTGCGATCGACCGCGTCGACCGGCGCACCGTCGTCCACCTCACCGCGAACCTCGCGCCGGGCGCGGCGCTGTCGAACGTCCAATCGGATTTCGACCGGCGCGTCGCCGCGCTCCACCTGCGGCCCGGCGTCAGCGTCGTGCCGAACTCGCAGGGCGATCAGGCCTTCCTGTCCGACGCGAAGCGCGGCATGGCGACCGCGATCGGCCTCGGTCTCGTCCTCGTGTTCCTCTTGATGGCCGCGCTCTACGACTCGTTCGTCTCGCCGTTCATCATCATGTTCTCGGTGCCGCTCGCCGTCGTCGGCGCGGTCGGCGCGCTCGCGCTGACGCACGAGACGCTCAACGCGTTCTCGCTCATCGGCACGGTCTTGCTCATCGGCCTCGTGACGAAGAACGGCATCCTGCTCGTCGACTTCGCGAACCGGGCGCACGCCGCCGGCGCGGACGCGCTGAGCGCGATCAAAGAAAGCGCCCGCGTCCGATTCCGCCCGATCATCATGACGACCGCGGCGATGATCTTCGGCATGCTCCCGCTCGCGCTCGGACTCGATCCGGCGGTCGCGGCGCGCAAGTCGCTCGGTATCGTCGTCATCGGCGGCCTGCTCAGCTCGCTGCTGCTGACGCTGCTGCTCGTCCCCGTCATCTACGTCCGGCTGACGCGCGACCGGCATGCGTAA
- the mscL gene encoding large conductance mechanosensitive channel protein MscL — protein MDGYALVERLGGLLVNDFRQFLLRGNVVDLAVGVVMGVAFGTVVTALVKDFITPLIAAIFGKPDFSAISFTVSGSTFAVGDFINAVVAFVLVALAVFFFVVKPVNFLMSRARREPPADPTTTKCPECLSEIPIGAKRCAFCTTAIPAGAK, from the coding sequence ATGGACGGCTACGCTCTCGTCGAGCGTTTAGGAGGATTGCTCGTGAACGATTTCAGGCAATTCCTGCTTCGCGGTAACGTCGTCGATCTCGCGGTCGGCGTTGTCATGGGCGTCGCCTTCGGAACAGTCGTCACCGCGCTCGTCAAGGATTTTATCACGCCGCTCATCGCAGCGATATTCGGCAAGCCCGATTTCTCGGCGATCAGCTTCACGGTCAGCGGAAGCACGTTCGCCGTCGGCGACTTCATCAATGCGGTCGTCGCATTCGTCCTCGTTGCGCTCGCCGTGTTCTTCTTCGTGGTGAAGCCCGTCAATTTCTTGATGTCGCGCGCGCGTCGCGAGCCCCCCGCCGATCCGACGACGACGAAGTGCCCGGAGTGCCTGAGCGAGATCCCGATCGGCGCGAAGCGCTGCGCGTTCTGCACGACGGCGATCCCCGCCGGCGCAAAATAA
- a CDS encoding arginine deiminase family protein, whose amino-acid sequence MPTFTRAIVRPPGPTFAKGLTSATKGAPDLSVARAQHAAYRDALRHCGVEVMELPPSDAFPDATFVEDVAVIVDGHPMLTRPGAPSRRDEVGLIRDKIAALFERYDAIAAPGTLDGGDVCEAGDRYFVGISDRTNEAGADQLGRLLKSIGKRMVKVDIRSARGLLHLKSAIAFVDGVFVVAPVARELTALSGEPAIYLDEDDTYAANCVEINGRVLVAAGFSRVTAKLKGRRLDVVELEMSEFEKMNGGLSCLSLRF is encoded by the coding sequence GTGCCGACATTCACTCGGGCGATCGTACGCCCTCCAGGTCCGACGTTCGCGAAGGGCTTGACGTCCGCGACCAAAGGCGCTCCCGATCTCTCGGTAGCGCGTGCGCAGCATGCTGCGTATCGCGATGCGCTCCGTCACTGCGGTGTCGAGGTCATGGAATTGCCGCCTTCCGACGCATTTCCGGACGCGACTTTCGTCGAGGACGTCGCCGTGATCGTCGACGGACATCCGATGCTGACGCGGCCGGGCGCGCCGAGCCGGCGTGACGAAGTCGGACTCATCCGGGATAAGATCGCTGCCCTCTTCGAGCGCTACGACGCGATCGCAGCCCCGGGAACGCTCGACGGGGGCGACGTGTGCGAAGCGGGCGACCGATACTTTGTCGGCATTTCCGATCGCACGAATGAAGCCGGCGCCGATCAATTAGGACGGCTGCTTAAGTCGATCGGCAAGCGCATGGTGAAGGTCGACATCCGATCCGCACGCGGGCTGCTTCACCTGAAGAGCGCGATCGCGTTCGTCGACGGCGTGTTCGTCGTCGCTCCCGTCGCGCGGGAACTCACCGCATTATCAGGCGAGCCAGCGATCTATCTCGATGAAGATGACACCTACGCCGCGAACTGCGTCGAGATCAATGGCCGCGTTCTCGTCGCCGCCGGATTTTCGCGAGTCACGGCCAAGCTCAAAGGGCGCCGTCTCGACGTCGTCGAGCTCGAGATGTCCGAATTCGAAAAGATGAACGGCGGACTCAGTTGTCTATCGTTGAGGTTCTAA
- a CDS encoding TonB-dependent receptor, translated as MPSSPSIYRSISASIAVAIVTIAAFALAQPALAGTTGTISGYVLTGTDTPLSGAKVTVASPTTSESTTTDAQGAFAFVDLPPDTYAITASKDGYQSIMQPGVTVVADNAVTVRLVTPKLPKLLTPVIVTARPSLLRPSTVQDVYNIRGSDQPVFNSLGGGGDLESAYSAIASLPGTFVPSGQSGWNQPVFVRGGDFTEIGYEFDGVPINRAFDHIPTMNLSDMGVAALDVYTGGAPANAESQGLSGYINQVVKQGTYPGFAGLDAGIGAPAYFNKLNLEAGGATPDKRFSYYAAFGGYNQSFRYFDQNNGAAISNEFGMPFDIGGGPNCFTSSNPSNFAGCYANHAFFQAFPAGPGGYVLGPYNMGKNASLGDRENIANFHFLVPRRNSSDHDDIQLLYDTSQITTYTYSSYSDWGGAPFWNGIDGAAGGFHSLIPGAGYPLFASGFQYDGPLLGSVSGTPGGAIDSVVPYLFPSEDQAGIDGFVPANQRDVTENGQSIVKVEYKHTFGTNAYARVYGYDYYSNEFIHSPNGNDQFFISTSPDFELWTHTHGYSANYVDQMNAYHLFDVQVSYSSSNNVFFNNGQMANANPLSPQSYFAPLVSQSAPTSGVCYNSALQPVSCEPTTAFVLNGGIPLCNGFTGGGACFLSYGLPFAPPPPGFEWLAVENGANGPSNSVTPRFTSFSIEDQYRPTDRLNINAGIRFDHFAFDIPSTAGGAARAFWFNSWNAVMCANKGFNGGNPIDETLLGLPVGTPCSTLDGILGPGWVQAHLTNASAAGASTSHSVFQPRLGATFDAGDDDVFRASWGVYAQAPATRAIENDALQQDLPDFIGPHFFALGQTTPVRDLRPPVSYNADFSWEHRFNGSDVAFKLTPFYRRTRDQVQSFFIDPTFGTTTDINAGRQTSFGAEFMLTKGSPDANGLSWQLAYTYTHSRIEYVALPNGSTLLSGVNAAIQQYNSYTSACAGKNPSTDPGSLCGVFGGANAMPTESNGVANPYFNAPVRPLLDPFGSYPTFDVIPTGLQLTVASYGVPDYTSFAATYRHDKWSFTPLVELLAGPRYGGPEQQIGVDPATCQPLPSGSVTGDKRYPFGGSGQPYDATTCTNTIFIPDQVTGNFDTPGAFRQPSQLTVNFQVSYRATPQTTLRLTAVNAILRCFGGDSEPWTVTNNHLCGYDVLPGHIPPVGNIFNPGDTIQRVVQFPYGIEQQAQPSPANLYFDVEVKL; from the coding sequence ATGCCGTCTTCCCCATCGATCTACCGGAGCATCAGCGCTTCCATCGCCGTCGCGATCGTCACGATCGCGGCTTTCGCGCTAGCGCAACCCGCTCTCGCGGGCACGACCGGCACGATATCCGGCTACGTGCTGACCGGCACAGATACACCCCTGAGCGGCGCCAAAGTGACCGTGGCATCGCCGACGACGTCGGAGTCGACGACCACAGATGCCCAGGGCGCTTTCGCTTTCGTCGATCTGCCGCCTGATACGTATGCAATCACCGCCTCAAAGGATGGCTACCAGTCCATCATGCAGCCGGGCGTAACCGTCGTCGCGGACAACGCGGTCACAGTACGGCTCGTCACACCGAAGCTGCCCAAGCTCTTGACCCCGGTGATCGTCACCGCGAGGCCGAGCCTTCTGAGGCCGAGCACCGTTCAAGACGTTTACAACATCCGTGGAAGCGACCAACCGGTCTTCAATTCGCTCGGCGGTGGCGGCGATCTCGAGAGCGCATATTCGGCGATCGCGTCGCTGCCCGGAACGTTCGTGCCGAGCGGTCAGAGCGGCTGGAACCAACCCGTGTTCGTACGCGGCGGCGACTTCACAGAGATCGGATACGAGTTCGACGGCGTGCCGATCAATCGCGCATTCGATCACATCCCGACGATGAATCTCTCAGACATGGGAGTCGCAGCGCTCGACGTCTATACCGGCGGCGCGCCGGCGAACGCGGAATCGCAAGGACTTTCGGGCTACATCAATCAGGTCGTCAAACAAGGGACGTATCCTGGATTCGCGGGTCTCGACGCCGGCATCGGCGCCCCCGCCTACTTCAATAAGCTAAACCTCGAAGCCGGCGGCGCGACGCCCGATAAACGCTTCTCCTACTACGCGGCGTTCGGCGGCTACAATCAGTCGTTCCGATACTTCGATCAGAACAACGGCGCAGCGATCTCAAACGAGTTCGGCATGCCGTTCGACATCGGCGGCGGCCCCAATTGCTTCACGTCGTCGAACCCGTCGAATTTCGCGGGTTGCTACGCGAATCACGCGTTCTTCCAAGCCTTTCCGGCCGGTCCCGGCGGCTACGTCCTCGGCCCGTACAACATGGGCAAGAACGCCTCGCTCGGCGACCGCGAGAACATCGCCAACTTCCACTTCCTCGTGCCGCGGCGCAACAGCAGCGATCACGACGACATCCAGTTGCTTTACGACACGTCGCAAATCACCACGTACACGTACTCGTCGTACAGTGATTGGGGCGGCGCACCGTTCTGGAACGGCATCGACGGCGCGGCGGGCGGATTCCACTCGCTCATCCCCGGCGCCGGCTACCCGCTCTTCGCAAGCGGCTTCCAATACGACGGTCCGCTGCTCGGCAGCGTATCGGGAACACCCGGCGGCGCGATCGACAGCGTCGTGCCGTATCTTTTCCCGAGCGAGGATCAGGCAGGCATCGACGGCTTCGTGCCCGCGAACCAACGTGACGTGACCGAAAACGGACAGAGCATCGTCAAGGTCGAGTACAAGCACACGTTCGGCACCAACGCGTACGCGCGCGTGTACGGCTACGACTACTACTCGAATGAGTTCATCCATAGCCCGAACGGCAACGACCAGTTCTTCATCTCGACGTCGCCCGACTTCGAGCTGTGGACGCACACGCACGGCTACTCGGCGAATTACGTCGACCAGATGAACGCGTACCACCTGTTCGACGTGCAAGTCTCGTACTCGTCGTCGAACAACGTCTTCTTCAACAACGGCCAGATGGCGAATGCGAACCCGCTGAGCCCGCAGTCATACTTCGCCCCGCTCGTCAGCCAGAGCGCGCCGACAAGCGGCGTCTGTTATAACTCGGCGCTCCAACCGGTCTCGTGCGAACCGACCACCGCCTTCGTCCTCAACGGCGGCATCCCGCTGTGCAACGGGTTCACGGGTGGCGGCGCATGCTTCCTATCGTACGGCCTACCATTCGCGCCGCCGCCTCCGGGCTTCGAGTGGCTCGCGGTCGAGAACGGCGCGAACGGCCCGAGCAATTCCGTGACGCCGCGCTTCACGTCGTTCTCGATCGAAGATCAATATAGGCCGACCGACCGCCTCAACATCAATGCCGGTATCCGCTTCGATCACTTCGCGTTCGACATCCCGTCGACGGCCGGCGGTGCAGCGCGCGCGTTCTGGTTCAATTCATGGAACGCGGTCATGTGCGCGAACAAGGGCTTCAACGGCGGAAACCCCATCGACGAGACGCTCCTCGGCTTGCCCGTGGGAACGCCGTGCAGCACGCTCGACGGCATACTCGGGCCAGGTTGGGTGCAGGCGCATCTGACGAACGCATCCGCCGCCGGCGCATCGACGAGCCACAGCGTTTTCCAGCCGCGCCTCGGTGCGACGTTCGACGCCGGCGACGACGACGTGTTCCGCGCGTCGTGGGGCGTCTACGCACAGGCGCCGGCGACGCGCGCGATCGAGAACGACGCGCTTCAACAAGACTTGCCGGACTTCATCGGTCCGCACTTCTTCGCCCTCGGTCAGACGACGCCGGTGCGCGACCTGCGTCCGCCGGTATCGTACAACGCCGACTTCTCGTGGGAACATCGCTTCAACGGCAGCGACGTCGCGTTCAAGCTGACGCCGTTCTACCGGCGCACGCGCGACCAGGTCCAGTCGTTCTTCATCGATCCGACGTTCGGCACGACGACCGACATCAACGCCGGCCGGCAGACGAGCTTCGGCGCGGAGTTCATGCTGACGAAGGGCTCCCCGGACGCCAACGGTTTGTCGTGGCAGCTCGCGTACACGTACACGCATAGCCGCATCGAGTACGTCGCGCTGCCGAACGGCTCGACGCTGCTCTCGGGCGTCAACGCCGCGATCCAGCAATACAACTCGTACACCTCGGCGTGCGCCGGCAAGAATCCGTCGACGGATCCGGGCAGCCTCTGCGGCGTCTTCGGCGGCGCGAACGCGATGCCGACCGAGTCGAACGGCGTCGCGAACCCGTACTTCAACGCACCGGTCCGACCGCTGCTCGATCCGTTCGGGTCGTATCCGACGTTCGACGTGATCCCGACCGGCCTCCAGCTGACCGTCGCGAGTTACGGCGTTCCGGACTATACGTCGTTCGCCGCCACGTATCGCCACGACAAGTGGTCGTTCACCCCGCTCGTCGAACTGCTCGCCGGACCGCGCTACGGCGGACCCGAGCAGCAGATCGGCGTCGACCCAGCGACCTGCCAGCCGCTCCCGAGCGGATCGGTGACCGGCGACAAGCGCTACCCGTTCGGCGGCAGCGGCCAACCGTACGATGCGACGACGTGCACGAACACGATCTTCATTCCCGATCAGGTGACAGGCAACTTCGACACGCCGGGCGCGTTCCGCCAACCGTCGCAGCTGACCGTCAACTTCCAAGTCTCGTACCGGGCGACGCCGCAGACGACGCTGCGTCTCACCGCCGTCAATGCGATACTCAGGTGCTTCGGCGGCGACAGCGAGCCGTGGACGGTGACGAACAACCACTTGTGCGGATACGACGTCCTGCCCGGTCACATACCGCCGGTCGGCAACATCTTCAACCCCGGCGACACGATCCAACGGGTCGTCCAATTCCCGTACGGCATCGAGCAACAAGCGCAGCCGTCGCCGGCGAACCTCTACTTCGACGTCGAGGTCAAGCTCTGA
- a CDS encoding DUF5069 domain-containing protein gives MHQSNNAKALDLRRDVPRSGSDTLAGFAWLGRAADKARAKRVGMLGDYISLCPMDKGFLARAGVPEDEFLELINRGVTDEELAAHFERHVGPANRKAANSWVLVDMNEHLVALDREERRAA, from the coding sequence ATGCATCAATCGAACAACGCCAAGGCGCTCGACCTTCGTAGGGACGTGCCGCGAAGCGGGAGCGATACGCTCGCCGGCTTTGCATGGCTCGGGCGTGCGGCCGATAAGGCGCGCGCCAAGCGAGTGGGTATGCTTGGCGATTATATCTCGCTCTGCCCGATGGACAAGGGCTTCCTCGCTCGCGCGGGCGTTCCAGAGGACGAATTCCTCGAGCTCATCAACCGCGGCGTGACCGACGAAGAACTCGCCGCCCACTTCGAGCGGCACGTCGGACCCGCGAATCGGAAGGCTGCGAACTCCTGGGTTCTCGTCGACATGAACGAGCATCTCGTCGCGCTGGATCGCGAGGAACGCCGAGCAGCCTGA